One part of the uncultured Bacteroides sp. genome encodes these proteins:
- a CDS encoding FKBP-type peptidyl-prolyl cis-trans isomerase — protein sequence METAPNKLIVVSYELYVTEDGERDLVEKATPEQPFQFISGLGTTLDAFESQLTGLAIGDKFEFTISSTEAYGEYNEEHVIDLPKNIFEIDGRFDAERIFAGNVVPLMDADGNRMNATVVEVGNSNVKVDMNHPLAGEDLTFVGEVLESRTATNEEIQGMINVMSGEGGCGCGCDSCGDDCGCDDKEGHEGSCGSGCGCH from the coding sequence ATGGAAACAGCACCAAACAAACTCATAGTAGTTTCTTACGAACTGTATGTAACTGAAGATGGAGAAAGAGATTTAGTAGAAAAAGCAACCCCAGAACAACCTTTCCAGTTTATCTCTGGATTAGGCACTACATTAGATGCCTTCGAGAGCCAACTTACTGGTTTGGCAATTGGCGATAAGTTTGAATTTACTATCTCAAGCACTGAAGCTTATGGAGAATACAACGAAGAACATGTAATTGATCTCCCTAAAAATATATTTGAAATTGACGGAAGATTCGACGCAGAACGCATTTTTGCAGGAAACGTTGTTCCTTTAATGGACGCTGACGGAAACAGAATGAATGCTACTGTAGTTGAAGTAGGCAACAGCAATGTAAAGGTTGATATGAACCACCCATTAGCTGGCGAAGATTTAACTTTCGTAGGCGAAGTTCTAGAATCACGTACTGCAACAAATGAAGAAATTCAGGGAATGATCAACGTGATGAGCGGTGAAGGTGGTTGTGGTTGTGGATGCGACAGCTGCGGTGACGATTGCGGATGTGATGACAAAGAAGGACATGAAGGTAGCTGCGGTAGCGGTTGCGGATGCCACTAA
- a CDS encoding TlpA disulfide reductase family protein, which yields MKKFFCALIVFCSVSAAYCIQTNNDLSVSEVNGELKESKAKQKADDKALQEKLCDKPCLEFTLTDTKGKLWTDQNIKGKVTMINIWHVYCEPCIKEIPQLNELTKKYAGVNFLSMTFNNSNQIEKIVAKNHPLFHQIPDAINFISKTGISYTPMSILIDKSGVIRYVVRGGDEKQFKLLNKRLKELSKEN from the coding sequence ATGAAAAAGTTTTTTTGTGCACTAATAGTTTTTTGTAGTGTTTCTGCTGCATATTGTATTCAGACGAATAATGATCTTTCAGTATCTGAGGTGAATGGCGAACTGAAGGAATCCAAAGCTAAGCAAAAGGCCGATGATAAAGCTCTGCAAGAGAAACTTTGTGATAAGCCTTGCCTTGAATTTACATTAACAGATACCAAGGGTAAACTTTGGACGGATCAGAATATAAAGGGTAAAGTTACAATGATTAATATCTGGCATGTGTATTGTGAACCTTGTATTAAAGAGATTCCGCAGCTAAACGAGTTGACGAAAAAATATGCTGGCGTTAATTTCCTTTCAATGACTTTTAATAATTCAAATCAAATAGAAAAGATAGTAGCTAAAAATCATCCGTTGTTTCATCAAATTCCGGATGCTATTAATTTTATAAGTAAAACAGGAATTTCTTATACTCCGATGAGCATCTTGATAGATAAATCAGGAGTAATAAGATATGTTGTTCGTGGTGGAGATGAAAAGCAATTCAAACTTTTGAATAAGAGATTGAAAGAACTATCGAAAGAGAATTAG